The genome window cccccccaattcctggTGCTTAGTCTGGCTACAGAAAGCCGCACACACCACCTCCACCTCGGACACTGGGGTCCCCTCTTCTAATCAAGCTTTGgtttttctgcagaaaaggccagTATTTTGGAAGGGAcccctccctgggggagggggcatcacCAGAGTCATGATGTGCCCTCCCACACACAGTACCTCCATTGGGGCCCGGCCTTGGGCTCTAGGGCTGCCCTAGGACAGGGGGTACCTGTTGGGAGACCCCAAACGCTCTCCAGCCAAAGGCTGTAATGGGGCCCCACCATGACACCCCTGCACTTTTGAGGGACTCTGCTACCTGCACCCCCACGATACAGGGTGCCCATTGCCCAGCCCCTATAGAGTGGGGGgcaccctctctgccccccaaatatccccatcctctgcccccccattTATAGATATGTACAAACAGCCAGCTGGGTGAGTGTCGGAGGGAGGGCGAGGTCGGGGGAGGGGAACGcgtgcccccaacccctcacagGATGCAGCAGGGGCAGCTCTTGGATTCTTTAGCAGTGGGGtgtgccctgggagcagggggcatCTCCAGCTCCTGGAACCTCCTGCAAGagagcaaagtgtgtgtgtgtggggggggaaatgCTGAGGAGCGGAGCCCAAACTGGAAGGGGGCCCTTCCTGGGGGCACAGGGAAGGGAACGGCTATTTGGGGGGTGTGCCTGAAGGAGACAAACCCCATGTTGGGGGGGGGCATGCCTCCTTAGACGGGGTGAGCGTTCCCCGCAGGAAGATACTCTGCTGtaaaggcagggggcaggaggaactgAACCGCTGTTTGGAGGGATCCCACGGGAACGGGGGCTAGGAATCTACCCTATGTGGGGAGATCCTGAAGGTGCTCTCCGCATTTCAGGGGGTGCCTTGGGGGAACAACCCCCCCAGGGGTCTCTGGGGGGGGAACAGCCCTACATGGGACCCCCTCGTACCTGATGGCCCGGACCACCTCGTGGAAGGATTCGTCTACGTTAAGGCGGATCTTGGCCGAGGCTTCCATGTAGGGGATGCGATTCTCCTGGGCGAAGGCCAGGGCCTCCTCTCTGGGCACCTGGGGGGGTACAAACAGCTCCTCCATGCGCTCGGCTGGCAGGGGGATACTGGGCACCTCTCAAAGTCTCCGGgcagctgggggaacccgggcACCCAGGCTTCAGAAAGCCCCACCAGGGAGACTGGTCTCACCTGGCACTTCCTGTCTGGGCACTGTCCAAGATGGCTGCCAACAGAGCGCAAGTGGCCTGTGGGGTGGCACTTCCTGTCTGGGCGCTGTCCAAGATGGCTGCCAACAGAGCGCCAGTGGCCTGTGGGGTGGCACTTCCTGTCTGGGCACTGTCCAAGATGGCTGCCAACAGAGCACCAGTGGCCTGTGGGGTGGCACTTCCTGTCTGGGCACTGTCCAAGATGGCCGCCAACAGAGCGCCAGTGGCCTGTGGGGTGGCACTTCCTGTCTGGGCACTGTCCAAGATGGCCGCCAACAGAGCGCGAGTGGCCTGTGGGGTGGCACTTCCTGTCTGGGCGCTGTCCAAGATGGCCGCCAACAGAGCGCGAGTGGCCTGTGGGGTGGCACTTCCTGTCTGGGCACTGTCCAAGATGGCTGCCAACAGAGCGCAAGTGGCCTTTAGGGTAGCACTTCCTGTCTGGGCGCTGTCCAAGATGGCCGCCAACAGAGCGCGAGTGGCCTGTGGGGTGGCACTTCCTGTCTGGGCGCTGTCCAAGATGGCTGCCAACAGAGCGCGAGTGGCCCGTAGGGTGGCACTTCCTGTCTGGGCATTGACCCAGCTGGCCGCCATTGGCTTGCACCCAGTGGCCCTTGGGGCCCTGTGAGGACGCCACGGTGTGGGTGGAGCCCGaaggcccccggccccgccccttacCTGGCGCTGCAGGTCGAGGTCGGCCTTGTTGCCCACGAGGATCATGGGAAAGTCGTCCCGGTCTTTGACCCTCAGGATCTGCGTGTGGAACTTGCTGATCTCGGTgaagctgtgtgtgggggggggagatggagacAGGATggggagttgcggggggggggggggattctctAGGGGGCATGGGAATAGGGGGCAGGGAGCTACAGAGGGGGGGGCTGCCACAGCTCCGGCTATAGGGGGCGGAGGTGAGGGGGTCTCGTGGGAGGGGGCTCCCGGAGGTTGCCGTCAGGGTGGGGGgcgggtcgggggaggggggccttACCTGCCTCTGTCATTGATGGCGTAGATGAGCAAGAACCCCTCCCCCGTCCGCATGTACTGCTCCCGCATGGCCCCAAACTCTTCCTGCCCCGCCGTGTCCAGGACtgtggggcagagatgggggggggggtggttagCCACCCTCCCCACCAGCTGAGTGCCAGGCTCCTGGTCccgccctcccggagccagggggaggacccaggagtcctggctcccagccccctcctgtttCCCACCcctagaacccccccccccgcaaccctcCCCCCAAGTGGGCCGcaaaccgccccctccccccaactcactGTCCAGCCGGGTGGGGGTCCCATCGATGGTGCAAATCTTGGTGTAGGAGTCCTCGATGGTGGGGTCATAGTCCGAGACAAAgtaggactgggggggggggagggggttagagCTGCGACAAGAACCCAGCGTcccggccccctcccggccccgaccGCGGGACCTCACTTTGCCTCCCGGCTCCCAGCGCCGCCGCCCGCGCTCCAACCACTAGTCCctactcccctccccagagcgggcacagaacccaggcatccgggacacagccccccccccccctttagttCTTGAGTAGATGTGCTGGAAAGTGGaacaagcgccccccccccgacactcaccgggcagcgggggggggctccctctGGGCCTCAAATTCCTGCTGccactccccgccctgccccctggaaACCCCCCAGGCACCTCCTTAACCTCTCCCCTCCCGGATCCGGACCCGGACCCCGCCCcacgcagctccccccccccgccagaacccccttcccagcccccccggcgCCAAATCCGCTTGCCCTGCTCCCCGGGATTCCCCGCCACTTTTAAGGGGAGGAAAGTTTgcggctggggtgggggccaagcccagctggagctcccccccccgtttcctgccccccccttaCCTGGATGAACTGGATGGTCAGCGCGCTCTTCCCTACGccgccccctcccaccaccaccagcttGTACTTCTCCTGGGGCGCCCCCGGCTCctggggggccatggctgggggctGCGTGGGGTGGGCACTCAACCCTTGgggggcccgccccgcccccttcgcgTGCGGCCCGGCGCTGCGCTGGACTCCCCGAGAATATGGCTGgctcgccccccctcccctccggctacCCCCTCCGAGGCGGGGCCGTGCTCCATGCTAATCTATGCTAATGAGGCGCTCGCATAGTCATGAGGCGCCGGGCGATTCACAAAAAATCCACTTCCCTACATGGCGCGCGCGGGCGAGATGGAATGAgggggggcagctccccccccccccgcacctccccgCACTCCCCACTTCTCTAAATgccgggctgggggccagggcgccTGGTTCTGCCCTTGTGGGatcctccctctttccctcctcctctctctttcccccgCTGCAGCCCCGCCTGGATCGACCCCCCcatccctgcggggggggggggaccaggatccgagcgggggggggggtgacctcaCTACATTCCTTTCACATGGTGTGTGGAGGAAGCTgattcacacacatacaccccccccccgccgacacCGCCCCCCTCATCAGCCCTTCCCGGAGCCCGgacggggaggggcagctggaggggggggaggggctactgCCGGGCaattcctccacccccagaggaGAGTGGGAGGCCAGGCCAGAGTCGGACCCACTTCAAGCCCTGTGGGgctaggaggggagcagggaacagccccccccccccatgaggccAGAGAGGAGTCCTGTGAGGGGGGATAggacacctcccccccagccaggaatggaacccaggggtcctgtgTCAACCCATAGAGAAATGGGGGGGGCGCTCTGGGCTCAGGGGGTTCagaggttggggggctgggacaggatgaagcagggggttgggggggcacatTGGGAGCAGACAGGAGCTGGAGTCTGCCGTGATTGGGCCCAGGGGGTTCTGGGACTGGTGGGGGGAGATGGGTTCAGACCCCAGCTGCAGGCAGCCTGTTATAAGCAGAGGACCCGGCAGCTGGAAGGGGTCTAGATGTGGACGTGTTATTCCTGTTCCCTCTGATCCCCCCAATCCAGGATCCCCCATCACGGAGCCCCCAGGAGGGCAGAGATAAAGCCAGGAGcatgaattccccccccccccgccagctccatcAAATCCtgccccacctgctcccccccttcccagctgcaGCCAAGTCCCCCTCTCTTCCTGTCCATTTTGGGGGAGCACTGCCCATGCTTGGCCCACACCCCCTCTTTCTCCTGGGCTCCCTCTTCCTGTGATACCTCGTCCTTGGGGtctcctggggaggggcagggacagcaatGGGGCTTGGAACCTGCTCCTGGCCCGAAGGCCCCAACACACCCAAGGGACGATTGGAGCccacacggggggggaggggggctggtacCCCGGGATCCCAGGGCCCAGTAGCTGGATGGGCAGTCGGCACTGTCGGCCCCCATGAAAGGCCAGGTCCTCCAGCGCACCAGGCCGCAGCCCTTTGGGGAACCAAACGGGGGTGGGACCCTGTGTGACACAGGAGGGGCAGCTATAGGGGGAATCTGGGGGGTTATGGTACAGACCTTCAATCTGCACCAAGCACCTAGTCCCCCTTCCCGTATGCTCCAGGTACTGGCCAGCCCCCCATCTTCATCTAGCGCCCTCTGTCTGTCCACACCCCCACACAGCGCCCTCCCTCCGTCCATCCCCCACAGCGCCCTCCCTCCATCCACCCCCCACAGGGCTCTCCCTCAGTCAACCCCCCACAGCGCCCTCCTTCTGTTCACCCCCCCACAGGGCTCTCCCTTCATCCACCCCCCACAGTGCCCTCCCTCAGTCAACCCCCCACAGCGCCCTCCCTCCATCCACCCCCCCACATTGCCCTCCCTCCGTCTATCCCCCACAGCGCCCTCCCTTCATCCACCCCCCACAGGGCTCTCCCTCCATccacccccccacagcgccctccTTCTGTtcacccccccacagcgccctccCTCCGTCCATCCCCCACAGCGCCCTCCCTCCATCcacccccccacagtgccctccCTCAGTCAacccccccacagcgccctccTTCTGTTCACCCCCCCACAGGGCCCTCCCTTTGTTCACCCCCCAAAGTGCCCTCCCTCCGTTCACCCCCCCGTGCCCTCTGTCCATCAATCCCCCCACAGCGCCCTCCCTCCATTCACCCCCCGTGCCCTCTGTCCATCAATCCCCCCACAGCGCCCTCCCTCCATTCACCCCCCGTGCCCTCTGTCCATCAATCCCCCCACAGCGCCCTCCCTCCATTCACCACCCCGTGCCCTCTGTCCATCAATCCCCCCACAGCGCCCTCCCTCCATTCACCCCCCCCGTGCCCTCTGTCCATCAATCCCCCCACAGTGCCCTCCCTCCGTtcacccccccagtgccctctgtccATCaatccccccacagtgccccccattGTGCTGCATCCACCCCTTAGAGCGCCCTCTGTCCatccaccccccccagcaccctccctccatccccccgcagCACTCTCCCTCTCCGGGGCAGATAacgattttgcagggcccagggcagcacaattttgcggggtcCCCGGGGAGCTTCTtgcacggggcttcttgaagcacggggcccggggcggctgccccactcaccctgccctaaatctgTCCCTGCTCCCTCTATCCCAAGTGCCCTCCATCCACCCCCCACAGcgccctccctccatcccccccccccccccgcacagcgcccTCCTGCGGGGCTGCCTTGGGATTGTCCCTGCGGGAAGCCATGGGGTGACATCACAATGTAGCGATGTCACTGCTTGAGGATACCACGGCACAGAGATGTTGTTGGCACCATGACGACATCCCGGCCGGGTGACATCGCTCCGAGATGATGTCACAGCAGTGACGtggagggtgatgtcatggtgcAGTGAGGGGCACTGATGACATTGGGGGCGGAGCCCCAGGGGCTGATGTCATAGCGTGGCGGATGACATCACAGCAGCCTGAGGGGATGATAGCAGAGTTCTCTGAGCTGGCAGGATGACGTTACAGTGACGTCGCGGCTCGTCACGGACTCCCATTCCCCACCACTGCGatggactacaactcccatgatgcactgggCGGCACAGCAAAGCGTTGTGGggtcgccccgcccccgccgcagcCTTTCTGTCCAgtatcccccagcctgccccgcggcAAGGCGGCGCGGTGCACGCTGGGACGCGTAGTCACGCCCGGCGCAGCGGGGCTGGCGCCTCGCCGCTCCCATGACGTCCCGCGCGGCCGCTGTGCCTGTCGGGAAAGCCAGGCACCGGGCCCCTGAGTCATGGGGAGGGGAACTACCGCTCCCGGCATGCCCCGCGCGGCGGGCGGCGGCCAGGGCGCGGCGGGTCGGCCGCGGGGCATGCCGGGAGCGGTAGTTCCCGTCCCCCTTCTCCGCGGCGGCGGACTCCATCTCCCAGCGGCCCCCGCGCCGCCGCAGCGCCCGAGCCGGAGCCGAGCGGGCCGCGGGGTAAGATGGCGGCTGCCGGGGCGGCCGGGCTCGGGCAGCGGCGCCCTTTGTGCTAGGGGCGGGGCCGCCGCGCGCCAGGTAacggggctgcgggggaggggcggcaatggggcagggggtggctgtgggggagggggctatggggcagggggttgctgtgggggagggggctatggggcagggggttgctttggggagggggctatggggcagggggttgctgtgggggagggggctatggggcagggggtggctgtgggggagggggctatggggcagggggttgctgtgggggagggggctatggggcagggggtggctgtgggggagggggctatggggcagggggttgctttggggagggggctgtggggcagggggttgctgtgggggagggggctatggggcagggggtggctatggggagggggctatggggcagggggtggctgtgggggagggggctatggggcagggggtggctaTGGGGAGgaggctatggggcagggggttgctgtgggggagggggctatggggcagggggttgttatgggggagggagctatggggcagggggtggctaTGGGGAGGGGCTATAGGGATAAGGGGGTGGCTGTGGCAGAGGGGGCTATATGGGGTGAGGATGGATTCtggaggagaagggaggcagCTATAGGTGGGTGCTCTAGGGACAAGGTGGGGCGGGAGACGGGGCTATAGGGGCCGGGACAGGTGTGGGGAGGGCTTCTGTCGGGTGGAGGAGGAGGCTACAGGCAGGTGCTCTCGGGGACTGGGGGTTTCCAAGTGGAGCTGAAGGCGGATAGCCCGGAACCAGCCTCCcacagggaggtgaagggggagggTATGATCAGCATTGGGAAGGGGTAGAAGGGGTGGCGGTGGGGGGTCACTAAACTGGTGAAGGGTAGTGGGGGCCAGGAGGAATACATGGCCGCtcaggagtgggggctggagaggagggctATTGATCAGCGGCCTGGGGGGCGATGTTCGGGCCCCTCCgtgggcagaggaaggaagcccctTGGCCCACATGGGGCGGCTGAGTTGAGCTGGTTCACAGAGGCCAgaggcttccccctgcccccggtacatcttgttcagccacccagcaaaggggggggagggtgcagcaggAAGGGACTCTGGGTCCACAGGGGGTCTTGTGGGTCCGTTTCCCCTTTGACCTCACAGCTTCAGCGATGTGAGCTGAGAACTGACTGCTGGGCAGAGGCTTGTCCAGGCACGGGTGAGATACGGGCCCTTTCCTCTTGATGGGgcactggccccagggcagggacaggatagctccggggggtggggaaagggcacgGGCCAGGGCCAAGGAGCTGTGGGGCTTGGCTGGAGGACGGCTGTCTCTGAGCCTGAGCTGTACAGGCATTAGATGAGGACACAGGTGCAGAAGTGggaggggccgggagctgggatgcctgggttctcccctagctcagggaggggagtagggcctggtggttagagcagcggcTGAGAACCAGGCTGGGCATGGTGGTGGCTGTGTTGCTGGTGGGGATGAGAGCTGGTGGCCTCGCTCACCTTTCCTGTATGCAGGAGTCTCTTTGCCCATGGCCATGGAAGAGGAGGAGAACCCGCCTCCCCCGGCACCGGAGGATCCAGTGGGAGGCAGTGAGGAGCAGGGGCGGCCGAGTGATGCCCCTCCAGACAGGGAGCCGCGTCAGCCGGGTGCTCTCTGCACTGGGCAGGTCATCATGCTGGTAAGATCCACAACCCTGCACTGCCCAGAAGGGACCGGGGGTTTGGGgctgcacagcagcagctggggggcaCAACCATTGCTAAATGGGATGTGGggatcccagcatgcactgctctctcaggccctgggaactacaggtcccagcatgcactgctccctAGGGCCCTGGGAACTACAGGTCCCAGCATACACTGCTCCCTCACACTCACTGTCCCTAAGGCCCCCAAGAACTATATGTTCCAGCAAGCACTGTTCCTCATGCTCAGTGTCCCTAAGACCCCAGGGAACTATGGGTCCCAGCATGCACAATTTGTCATGCTGTGTCCCTAAGGCCCTGGGAACTAtatgtcccagcatgcactgctccctCATGCTCACTGTCCCTAATGCCCTGGGAACTACGGGTCCCAGCATGCACGTCTTCCTCGTGTTCAATGTCCCCAAGGCCCTGGGAACTGTATAGAAtgacagaatactaggactggaagggaattcgagaggtcatcgagtccagtcccctgccctcatggcaggacccaatactgtctagaccacccctgatagacatttgtctaacctgctcttaaatatctccagagatggggattccacaacctccctgggcaatttattccagtgtttgaccaccctgacaggaactttttcctaacgtccaacctaaaccccccttgctgcagtttaagcccattgcttcttgtcctgtcctcagaggccaagatgaacaagttttctccgtcatccttatgacacccttttagatacctgataactgctctcatgtcccccctcaatcttctcttttctaaactaaacaagcccaattccttcagccttccctcctagctcatgttctctagacctttaatcattcttgttgctcttctctggaccctctccaatttctccacatctttcctgaaatgtggtgcccagaactggacacaacactccaactgaggcctaaccagggcagagtagagcggaagaatgacttctcgtgtcttgctcacaacactcctgttcatgcctcccagaatcatatttgctttttttgcaacagcatcgcacTGTTGACTCCTAGTTAGCTTGTGgaccactgtaacccctagatccctttccgccatgctccttcctagacagtcgcttcccattctgtgtgtgaaactgattgtttcttcctaagtggaatatgtcccagcatgcactgcttcCTCACGCTCTGTGTCCCTACGGCCCCAGGAACTATAtgccccagcatgcactgcttaGTGTGAGGGGCCCTGATACTtcaggtcccagcatgcactgctcctaTGAGTCT of Pelodiscus sinensis isolate JC-2024 unplaced genomic scaffold, ASM4963464v1 ctg219, whole genome shotgun sequence contains these proteins:
- the RRAS gene encoding ras-related protein R-Ras isoform X1, encoding MAPQEPGAPQEKYKLVVVGGGGVGKSALTIQFIQSYFVSDYDPTIEDSYTKICTIDGTPTRLDILDTAGQEEFGAMREQYMRTGEGFLLIYAINDRGSFTEISKFHTQILRVKDRDDFPMILVGNKADLDLQRQVPREEALAFAQENRIPYMEASAKIRLNVDESFHEVVRAIRRFQELEMPPAPRAHPTAKESKSCPCCIL
- the RRAS gene encoding ras-related protein R-Ras isoform X2 codes for the protein MAPQEPGAPQEKYKLVVVGGGGVGKSALTIQFIQSYFVSDYDPTIEDSYTKICTIDGTPTRLDILDTAGQEEFGAMREQYMRTGEGFLLIYAINDRGSFTEISKFHTQILRVKDRDDFPMILVGNKADLDLQRQLPGDFERCPVSPCQPSAWRSCLYPPRCPERRPWPSPRRIASPTWKPRPRSALT